In one Lolium rigidum isolate FL_2022 chromosome 3, APGP_CSIRO_Lrig_0.1, whole genome shotgun sequence genomic region, the following are encoded:
- the LOC124695964 gene encoding lysM domain receptor-like kinase 4 codes for MAPPSRATVALFFYAIGVLLLSCSPPARSQQPYGSEIADCGSKHNDTGLLGFFCGSGAPSCESYLTFHARSPFSDPASIAALLGADAASLAAANSASSPFAQGTKVLIPVRCSCTGAAAGGSYYQRNATYVARDGDTLFIIANNTFQGLSTCQAVEEQGLGGAAPTSLLAGQSVTVPLRCACPSASQAAAGVRFLVSYLVDELNTVDAVAARFGVDARSILEANQLKSDATIYPYTTLLIPVKSQPNISQLQSPPPPPPPPVASVPATKGKSHTGVYIGIGVAVPVVAVIASVVAALVLKARRRRASTDPTTAGGFADKHGKDMGKLPYGVTGDEVSVTITEAFSSLSDIKSSLKVYTYDELVTATDDFSTERRISGSVYRAAFNEDTAAVEIVDHDVSTEVEITRRMNHFNLVRLNGLCHHRGRWYLVSEYAEHGTLRDRLLAGATGAVAPLSWTQRVQVALDVAEGLRYLHGYARPPYVHMDVRSGSVLLDTAFRAKIRNFGGARVIRGGDDGDQGDARELFTMTSTIAGARGYMAPEYLEHGVVSPKADVYSFGVVLLELFTGKDVEQLEEDGGGDPLAGLNALGVDRKNDEEHHGDDGAALKRLEEFVDPAMAAGSCPLDAVVMMVRLIERCVQRNAGARPGMGEVAQYLLKLSDISGDSWQSSSEYRQSSVSEATSEQLAR; via the coding sequence ATGGCGCCTCCGTCACGTGCCACGGTTGCCCTCTTCTTCTACGCgatcggcgtcctcctcctttcCTGCTCGCCGCCCGCGCGGTCGCAGCAGCCCTACGGCTCGGAGATCGCCGACTGCGGCAGCAAGCACAACGACACCGGCCTACTGGGCTTCTTCTGCGGCAGCGGCGCCCCGTCCTGCGAGTCCTATCTCACCTTCCACGCCCGCTCGCCCTTCTCTGACCCCGCCTCCATCGCCGCGCTCCTCGGTGCCGACGCCGCGAGCCTCGCCGCGGCCAACTCCGCCTCGTCGCCGTTCGCGCAGGGCACCAAGGTGCTCATTCCAGTGCGCTGCTCCTGCACGGGCGCAGCGGCGGGCGGATCCTACTACCAGCGCAACGCCACGTACGTGGCTCGCGACGGCGACACGCTGTTCATCATCGCCAACAACACGTTCCAGGGCCTGTCCACGTGCCAGGCCGTCGAGGAGCAGGgcctcggcggcgcggcgccgaCCAGCCTCCTCGCCGGGCAGAGCGTCACTGTGCCGCTCCGGTGCGCGTGCCCGAGCGCCTCCCAGGCCGCGGCCGGCGTCAGGTTCCTGGTGAGCTACCTGGTGGACGAGCTCAACACGGTGGACGCCGTGGCCGCGAGATTCGGCGTCGACGCCAGGAGCATCTTGGAGGCCAATCAACTCAAGAGCGACGCCACCATATACCCTTACACTACCTTGCTCATCCCTGTTAAGTCGCAGCCGAACATATCGCAACTCcagtcaccgccgccgccaccaccgccgccggtaGCGTCTGTTCCGGCCACGAAGGGCAAGAGCCATACGGGGGTTTACATTGGCATTGGCGTAGCCGTGCCAGTTGTTGCCGTCATCGCCTCTGTTGTGGCTGCTCTTGTTCTGAAGGCGAGGAGGCGGCGAGCCAGCACAGATCCAACCACCGCCGGCGGCTTCGCCGACAAGCACGGCAAGGACATGGGCAAGCTGCCGTATGGAGTTACCGGCGACGAGGTCTCCGTGACAATCACCGAGGCGTTCTCGAGCCTGTCGGACATCAAGTCCTCCCTGAAGGTGTACACCTACGACGAGCTGGTAACGGCGACGGACGACTTCAGCACGGAGCGCCGCATCAGCGGCTCGGTGTACCGAGCGGCCTTCAACGAAGACACCGCTGCAGTCGAGATCGTGGACCACGACGTGTCGACGGAGGTGGAAATCACGAGGAGGATGAACCACTTCAACCTTGTCAGGCTCAACGGCCTCTGCCATCACCGTGGCCGGTGGTACCTCGTCTCCGAGTACGCCGAGCACGGCACGCTCCGTGACcggctcctcgccggagccacgGGCGCGGTGGCGCCGCTGAGCTGGACGCAGCGGGTGCAGGTCGCGCTCGACGTCGCCGAGGGGCTCCGGTACCTCCACGGGTACGCGCGGCCGCCGTACGTGCACATGGACGTGCGCAGCGGCAGCGTCCTCCTGGACACGGCGTTTCGCGCCAAGATCCGGAACTTCGGCGGCGCGAGGGTCATCCGGGGAGGAGACGACGGAGACCAGGGCGATGCCCGCGAGCTGTTCACGATGACGAGCACCATCGCCGGCGCACGCGGGTACATGGCGCCGGAGTACCTGGAGCATGGCGTGGTGTCACCCAAGGCCGACGTGTACTCCTTCGgcgtggtgctcctagagctattCACCGGGAAAGACGTGGAGCAGCTGGAagaggatggcggcggcgacccgCTCGCCGGCTTGAACGCGCTGGGCGTCGACCGGAAAAACGATGAGGAACACCACGGGGATGATGGCGCGGCGCTGAAGAGGCTGGAAGAGTTTGTGGACCCGGCGATGGCGGCTGGGAGCTGTCCCTTGGACGCCGTCGTTATGATGGTCAGACTGATCGAAAGGTGCGTCCAGCGCAACGCGGGGGCACGGCCGGGAATGGGGGAGGTCGCGCAGTACCTGCTGAAGCTGTCGGACATCTCGGGAGATAGCTGGCAGAGCTCGTCGGAATACCGCCAAAGCTCCGTCAGCGAGGCGACCAGCGAACAGTTAGCGCGGTGA